One part of the Perognathus longimembris pacificus isolate PPM17 chromosome 10, ASM2315922v1, whole genome shotgun sequence genome encodes these proteins:
- the Def8 gene encoding differentially expressed in FDCP 8 homolog isoform X2 encodes MEYDEKLARFRQAHLNPFNKQLGPRQHEQGSNEEAQDTTSEEILPELSPGEPEFHCSEHMMDLGLSEDHFSRPVGLFLASDVQQLQQAIEECKQVILELPEQSEKQKDAVVRLIHLRLKLQELKDPNEDEPNIRVLLEHRFYKEKSKSVKQTCDKCSTIIWGLIQTWYTCTGCYYRCHSKCLNLVSKPCVSSKVSHQAEYELNICPETGLDSQDYRCAECRAPISLRGVPSEARQCDYTGQYYCNHCHWNDLAVIPARVVHNWDFEPRKVSRCSMRYLALMVSRPVLRLREINPLLFNYVEELVEIRLRQDILLMKPYFITCKEAMEARLLLQLQDRQHFVENDEMYSIQDLLDVHMGRLGCSLTEIHTLFAKHIKLDCERCQAKGFVCELCREGDVLFPFDSHTSVCMDCSAVFHRDCYYDNSTTCPKCARLNLRKQSLFQESGPDVDA; translated from the exons ATGGAATATGATGAGAAGCTAGCCCGGTTCCGGCAGGCCCATCTCAACCCCTTCAACAAGCAACTTGGGCCAAGGCAGCATGAACAGGGATCCAATGAGGAGGCTCAGGACACTACTTCTGAAG AGATCCTTCCTGAGTTGTCCCCTGGGGAGCCTGAGTTCCACTGCTCTGAGCACATGATGGATCTTGGCCTGTCTGAAGACCACTTCTCTCGCCCTGTG ggtctTTTCCTTGCCTCTGATGTTCAGCAGCTGCAGCAGGCAATTGAGGAATGCAAGCAGGTGATTCTGGAGCTGCCGGAGCAGTCAGAGAAGCAGAAAGATGCTGTGGTGAGGCTTATCCATCTGCGGCTAAAGCTCCAGGAGCTGAAG GATCCCAATGAGGATGAGCCTAACATCCGAGTCCTCCTTGAGCACCGCTTCTACAAGGAGAAGAGCAAGAGTGTCAAGCAAACCTGTGACAAGTGTAGCACCATCATCTGGGGCCTCATCCAGACCTGGTACACCTGCACAG GGTGTTATTACCGCTGTCACAGCAAGTGCCTGAACCTTGTCTCCAAGCCCTGTGTGAGCTCCAAAGTCAGCCATCAGGCTGAGTATGAGCTGAACATCTGTCCTGAGACAGGACTGGACAGCCAGGATTACCGCTGTGCAGAGTGCCGGGCTCCCATCTCTTTGC GGGGTGTGCCAAGTGAGGCGAGGCAGTGTGATTACACTGGCCAGTACTACTGCAACCACTGCCACTGGAACGATCTGGCTGTCATTCCCGCACGAGTTGTGCACAACTGGGATTTTGAGCCACGCAAG GTTTCTCGCTGTAGCATGCGCTACCTGGCACTGATGGTATCCCGGCCAGTGCTCCGGCTACGGGAGATCAACCCCCTGCTATTCAACTATGTGGAAGAACTGGTGGAGATCCGG TTACGCCAGGACATCCTGCTCATGAAGCCGTACTTCATCACTTGCAAGGAGGCCATGGAAGCACGTCTGTTGCTGCAG CTCCAGGACCGGCAGCACTTTGTGGAGAACGATGAGATGTACTCCATCCAGGACCTCTTGGATGTGCACATGGGCCGTCTTGGCTGCTCCCTTACTGAGATCCACACACTCTTCGCCAAGCACATCAAGCTGGACTGCGAG CGGTGTCAGGCAAAGGGCTTTGTGTGTGAGCTCTGCAGAGAAGGTGACGTGCTGTTCCCATTTGATAGCCACACGTCTGTGTGCATGGACTGCTCCGCGGTCTTCCACAG GGATTGCTACTATGACAATTCAACTACATGCCCTAAGTGTGCCCGGCTCAACCTGAGAAAGCAGTCGCTCTTCCAAGAGTCTGGTCCAGATGTGGATGCTTAG
- the Def8 gene encoding differentially expressed in FDCP 8 homolog isoform X1, with protein MEYDEKLARFRQAHLNPFNKQLGPRQHEQGSNEEAQDTTSEEILPELSPGEPEFHCSEHMMDLGLSEDHFSRPVGLFLASDVQQLQQAIEECKQVILELPEQSEKQKDAVVRLIHLRLKLQELKDPNEDEPNIRVLLEHRFYKEKSKSVKQTCDKCSTIIWGLIQTWYTCTGCYYRCHSKCLNLVSKPCVSSKVSHQAEYELNICPETGLDSQDYRCAECRAPISLRGVPSEARQCDYTGQYYCNHCHWNDLAVIPARVVHNWDFEPRKVSRCSMRYLALMVSRPVLRLREINPLLFNYVEELVEIRKLRQDILLMKPYFITCKEAMEARLLLQLQDRQHFVENDEMYSIQDLLDVHMGRLGCSLTEIHTLFAKHIKLDCERCQAKGFVCELCREGDVLFPFDSHTSVCMDCSAVFHRDCYYDNSTTCPKCARLNLRKQSLFQESGPDVDA; from the exons ATGGAATATGATGAGAAGCTAGCCCGGTTCCGGCAGGCCCATCTCAACCCCTTCAACAAGCAACTTGGGCCAAGGCAGCATGAACAGGGATCCAATGAGGAGGCTCAGGACACTACTTCTGAAG AGATCCTTCCTGAGTTGTCCCCTGGGGAGCCTGAGTTCCACTGCTCTGAGCACATGATGGATCTTGGCCTGTCTGAAGACCACTTCTCTCGCCCTGTG ggtctTTTCCTTGCCTCTGATGTTCAGCAGCTGCAGCAGGCAATTGAGGAATGCAAGCAGGTGATTCTGGAGCTGCCGGAGCAGTCAGAGAAGCAGAAAGATGCTGTGGTGAGGCTTATCCATCTGCGGCTAAAGCTCCAGGAGCTGAAG GATCCCAATGAGGATGAGCCTAACATCCGAGTCCTCCTTGAGCACCGCTTCTACAAGGAGAAGAGCAAGAGTGTCAAGCAAACCTGTGACAAGTGTAGCACCATCATCTGGGGCCTCATCCAGACCTGGTACACCTGCACAG GGTGTTATTACCGCTGTCACAGCAAGTGCCTGAACCTTGTCTCCAAGCCCTGTGTGAGCTCCAAAGTCAGCCATCAGGCTGAGTATGAGCTGAACATCTGTCCTGAGACAGGACTGGACAGCCAGGATTACCGCTGTGCAGAGTGCCGGGCTCCCATCTCTTTGC GGGGTGTGCCAAGTGAGGCGAGGCAGTGTGATTACACTGGCCAGTACTACTGCAACCACTGCCACTGGAACGATCTGGCTGTCATTCCCGCACGAGTTGTGCACAACTGGGATTTTGAGCCACGCAAG GTTTCTCGCTGTAGCATGCGCTACCTGGCACTGATGGTATCCCGGCCAGTGCTCCGGCTACGGGAGATCAACCCCCTGCTATTCAACTATGTGGAAGAACTGGTGGAGATCCGG AAGTTACGCCAGGACATCCTGCTCATGAAGCCGTACTTCATCACTTGCAAGGAGGCCATGGAAGCACGTCTGTTGCTGCAG CTCCAGGACCGGCAGCACTTTGTGGAGAACGATGAGATGTACTCCATCCAGGACCTCTTGGATGTGCACATGGGCCGTCTTGGCTGCTCCCTTACTGAGATCCACACACTCTTCGCCAAGCACATCAAGCTGGACTGCGAG CGGTGTCAGGCAAAGGGCTTTGTGTGTGAGCTCTGCAGAGAAGGTGACGTGCTGTTCCCATTTGATAGCCACACGTCTGTGTGCATGGACTGCTCCGCGGTCTTCCACAG GGATTGCTACTATGACAATTCAACTACATGCCCTAAGTGTGCCCGGCTCAACCTGAGAAAGCAGTCGCTCTTCCAAGAGTCTGGTCCAGATGTGGATGCTTAG